One Dethiosulfovibrio faecalis DNA window includes the following coding sequences:
- the yfcC gene encoding putative basic amino acid antiporter YfcC has protein sequence MSSKKDPSCKTMRLPDTYVIIFFVVLLAAVLTYTVPVGTYKTQEITYEMDGATKTREVLVADSFELQRDEQGNPVKKGVAVFEPYGEVGLLNYVFEGFVSGSKWGSAVGVMAFILVIGGAFGIIIRTGAVEAGILHVLSKFKGMERAIIPVMFVLFSLGGAIFGMGEEAIPFVLILAPVCVALGYDAITAVMITYVATQIGFATSWMNPFSVAIAQGISGIPVLSGAGFRMAMWAGFTLVGIFYTMRYAEKVKADPTSSLCYETDSYFRENVEKGKEVESHFGLGHMLVVLALFAGIAWVIWGVMTNGYYIPEIATQFFVVGLVSGVIGVLFKLNDMGINDIAVSFREGAKDLLGAAMVVGMAKGIVLVLGGDTPTDPTVLNTILNSAGNAISSFNTAVSGWLMYLFQSVFNFFVVSGSGQAALTMPLMAPLADLAGVTRQVAVLAFQLGDGFTNLIVPTSGCLIACLGAARIDWGTWARFQIKFQAILFVLASMVVVGAVLTGFN, from the coding sequence ATGTCGTCCAAGAAAGACCCTTCATGCAAGACCATGAGGTTGCCGGATACTTATGTCATCATCTTTTTCGTAGTCCTTCTCGCCGCGGTCCTTACCTATACCGTCCCGGTGGGGACCTACAAGACCCAGGAGATAACCTACGAGATGGACGGAGCGACCAAGACGAGAGAGGTTCTGGTCGCCGACAGTTTCGAGCTTCAAAGAGACGAGCAGGGCAACCCGGTAAAGAAAGGGGTGGCCGTTTTCGAACCCTACGGAGAGGTCGGGCTTCTCAACTACGTGTTCGAGGGGTTCGTCTCCGGAAGCAAGTGGGGATCTGCCGTCGGAGTGATGGCCTTTATCCTGGTCATAGGTGGAGCCTTCGGAATAATCATAAGGACCGGAGCGGTCGAGGCCGGAATTCTCCATGTCTTGAGCAAGTTCAAGGGCATGGAGAGGGCGATCATCCCGGTCATGTTCGTCCTCTTCTCCCTGGGAGGAGCCATCTTCGGTATGGGAGAGGAGGCTATTCCCTTCGTCCTGATACTGGCTCCCGTCTGCGTGGCTCTTGGATACGACGCCATCACCGCTGTGATGATAACCTACGTTGCCACCCAGATAGGCTTCGCCACCTCATGGATGAACCCCTTCAGCGTCGCCATAGCCCAGGGGATCTCCGGCATTCCGGTGCTCTCCGGAGCGGGGTTCCGCATGGCCATGTGGGCAGGCTTCACCCTTGTGGGAATATTCTACACCATGAGGTACGCAGAGAAGGTCAAGGCAGATCCGACATCGTCTCTCTGCTACGAGACAGACTCGTATTTCCGGGAAAACGTGGAAAAAGGCAAGGAGGTCGAGAGTCATTTCGGCCTGGGACACATGCTGGTGGTGCTGGCCCTCTTCGCAGGAATAGCCTGGGTGATATGGGGAGTCATGACCAACGGCTACTACATTCCGGAGATAGCCACACAGTTTTTCGTGGTCGGACTGGTCTCGGGAGTTATAGGGGTTCTGTTCAAACTCAACGACATGGGGATAAACGATATCGCGGTCAGCTTCAGAGAGGGAGCCAAGGACCTTCTGGGGGCAGCCATGGTCGTGGGCATGGCGAAGGGGATAGTCCTAGTCCTGGGAGGAGATACACCGACGGATCCGACGGTTCTAAACACCATACTGAACTCGGCCGGAAACGCCATAAGCTCGTTCAACACGGCGGTATCGGGATGGCTTATGTATCTTTTCCAGTCCGTATTCAACTTTTTCGTCGTCTCCGGCTCGGGCCAGGCAGCCTTGACCATGCCTCTCATGGCCCCTCTGGCGGACCTGGCCGGAGTAACCAGACAGGTTGCGGTTTTGGCCTTCCAGCTCGGCGATGGCTTCACCAACCTGATAGTTCCAACCTCGGGCTGTCTCATAGCTTGCCTGGGAGCCGCCAGGATCGATTGGGGAACCTGGGCCAGGTTCCAGATCAAGTTCCAGGCTATTTTGTTCGTCCTGGCCTCTATGGTAGTGGTCGGGGCCGTCTTGACCGGTTTCAACTAG
- a CDS encoding MarR family winged helix-turn-helix transcriptional regulator has protein sequence MAVDRGWHGLLREVALLAKAMEKATEKIHKDTGLTGAQRRILRQLTKIGPATVSDMARENGLSRQSQQNLVNELLKKEMVRQEDNPRHGKSYLITYTETGKAAFDKARDEEDRLIEEVLGSADEDRVEKSIHLLKEVRAALEGSRI, from the coding sequence ATGGCTGTAGACAGAGGCTGGCACGGGTTGCTGAGGGAGGTCGCATTGCTTGCCAAAGCGATGGAGAAGGCCACCGAGAAGATTCACAAAGACACGGGGCTTACCGGAGCCCAGAGGAGGATCCTTCGTCAATTGACAAAGATCGGCCCCGCTACGGTGTCCGACATGGCCAGGGAGAACGGGCTGTCTCGGCAGTCTCAGCAGAATCTGGTCAACGAGCTGCTCAAAAAGGAAATGGTCCGACAGGAGGACAATCCGAGACACGGTAAATCCTACCTTATAACGTACACCGAGACGGGGAAAGCCGCCTTCGATAAAGCCAGAGACGAGGAGGATCGCCTTATAGAGGAGGTGCTTGGCTCTGCCGACGAGGACCGTGTTGAAAAATCAATCCACCTTCTGAAAGAGGTTCGAGCGGCGTTGGAGGGGAGCAGAATCTAG
- a CDS encoding methyltransferase family protein, protein MREKGSPSIPIRPPMVLYAGLAVGGLLDYAADVRFLPDSLGFLSSLSGYALLAVSIGLMFMACTAFRREHTNVRTDRPAESVVADGIFRFTRNPMYLSFCLLGLSLSLILNSLWVLLGTFPFCVYIHHVVIPEEERYMEKRFGDAYLNYRRRTPRWL, encoded by the coding sequence ATGAGAGAAAAGGGATCGCCGAGCATACCTATAAGGCCTCCGATGGTGCTCTACGCGGGGTTGGCCGTGGGAGGGCTTCTCGACTACGCGGCAGATGTGAGGTTTCTTCCGGATAGCTTAGGTTTCCTCTCGTCTCTTTCGGGATATGCGCTTCTGGCCGTCTCGATCGGTCTGATGTTCATGGCCTGTACGGCTTTCAGGAGGGAGCATACGAACGTCAGGACGGACAGGCCCGCCGAATCAGTGGTCGCCGACGGGATCTTCAGGTTTACCAGAAACCCTATGTACCTGTCCTTTTGCCTGTTGGGGCTGTCGCTCTCTTTGATCCTGAACAGCCTGTGGGTACTGTTGGGTACCTTCCCATTCTGTGTGTATATACATCACGTTGTCATCCCGGAGGAAGAAAGGTACATGGAAAAACGCTTCGGAGACGCATATCTGAACTACAGGAGGAGGACGCCTCGATGGCTGTAG
- a CDS encoding ABC transporter ATP-binding protein, protein MLAALIKDLTGESKLCMSLAMASFTVGSLLNVGITMVALDGLRQVGMGMPLDLWRFAFELVGLFVAKGIANLVAEIAQHQAGFDTVATVRERLIRTMKRIYLGFYTDERIGELNTVIQKDVGNLQPVVVHFWSKTVSSVVVAVIVGAGLFYVDWRMGLAMVSLIPVALFVMYSGIESNGRLQKETQNDLADVVSLFVEYTKGIPLVKAFGASSSFERKLGKSMVKFGESSKAISRSVAGYMGRYFLFLDLSYGVMVTVGALLVFGGSAKVFDYILFVVLSREFYRPFMELENYWVNFIKGKDSYGRISKVLNAPTIKPASPRKNPVGMDLCFQNVDFSYGKEDFELKDVDLDVRGNSLIALVGPSGGGKSTIANLILRFWDVRKGRILAGGVDIREIDYDDFLSNVSVVMQNVILFEDTLFENIRIGRRNASREEVVEAAKKAMIHDFIAGLPKGYDTPVGENGVGLSGGQRQRISIARALLRDAPLVILDEMTSGLDPINEVKIQRAIDNLTASKTVVVIAHHLKTIRNADRIVVLKDGRIVETGKHDDLIKKGGLYSELWEAQEKARDWECAV, encoded by the coding sequence ATGTTAGCGGCTTTGATAAAGGATCTGACCGGGGAGTCCAAACTGTGTATGTCGCTGGCCATGGCGTCCTTCACCGTGGGATCCCTTTTGAACGTAGGGATAACCATGGTAGCCCTGGACGGACTCAGACAGGTAGGCATGGGAATGCCCTTGGATCTGTGGCGTTTCGCCTTCGAGCTCGTCGGGTTGTTCGTGGCCAAGGGAATCGCCAACCTGGTGGCGGAGATAGCCCAGCATCAGGCCGGTTTCGACACGGTCGCCACAGTCAGGGAGAGGCTCATCCGCACCATGAAGAGGATCTATCTGGGGTTCTACACAGATGAAAGAATAGGAGAGCTTAACACGGTCATCCAGAAGGACGTGGGGAACCTCCAGCCGGTGGTGGTCCACTTCTGGTCCAAGACGGTCAGCAGCGTCGTCGTAGCGGTGATCGTTGGGGCCGGACTCTTCTACGTGGACTGGAGGATGGGGCTGGCCATGGTGTCACTGATCCCCGTCGCTTTGTTCGTGATGTACTCCGGGATAGAGTCCAACGGCAGATTGCAGAAAGAGACCCAGAACGACCTGGCCGACGTGGTCAGTCTCTTCGTGGAGTACACCAAGGGGATCCCTCTGGTCAAGGCCTTCGGTGCAAGCTCGTCCTTCGAGAGAAAGCTCGGAAAGAGCATGGTGAAATTCGGCGAAAGCAGCAAGGCCATTTCCCGATCGGTCGCCGGATATATGGGCAGATATTTTCTGTTTCTGGATCTGTCCTACGGCGTTATGGTGACGGTGGGGGCCCTGTTGGTCTTCGGAGGCAGTGCGAAGGTCTTCGACTACATCCTGTTCGTCGTCCTCAGCCGGGAGTTCTACAGGCCTTTCATGGAGCTTGAGAACTACTGGGTCAATTTCATAAAGGGAAAGGACAGTTACGGCAGAATCTCCAAGGTGCTGAACGCTCCCACCATAAAACCGGCATCCCCTAGAAAAAACCCCGTCGGCATGGACCTTTGCTTTCAAAACGTCGACTTTTCCTACGGCAAGGAGGACTTCGAGCTTAAAGACGTGGACCTGGACGTGAGGGGCAACTCTCTGATCGCCCTGGTCGGTCCGTCCGGAGGTGGGAAGAGCACTATCGCCAATCTCATCCTCCGGTTCTGGGACGTGAGGAAGGGTCGGATACTGGCGGGAGGAGTGGACATAAGGGAAATCGACTACGACGACTTTCTGTCCAACGTCAGCGTCGTGATGCAGAACGTGATTCTCTTCGAGGACACCCTCTTCGAGAACATCCGGATAGGTAGAAGAAACGCCTCCAGGGAGGAGGTCGTGGAGGCCGCCAAGAAGGCCATGATACACGACTTCATAGCTGGGCTGCCGAAGGGCTACGATACCCCGGTCGGGGAGAACGGAGTGGGCCTCTCCGGTGGACAGAGGCAGAGGATCTCCATAGCTCGGGCTCTGCTCAGGGACGCTCCTCTGGTGATCCTGGACGAGATGACCAGCGGTCTGGACCCTATAAACGAGGTCAAGATACAGAGGGCCATCGACAACCTCACCGCCAGCAAGACGGTGGTGGTAATAGCTCATCACCTCAAGACGATCCGAAACGCCGACAGAATAGTGGTGTTGAAGGACGGTAGGATAGTTGAGACGGGAAAACACGACGATCTGATCAAAAAGGGAGGTCTCTACAGCGAGCTGTGGGAGGCTCAGGAGAAGGCAAGGGACTGGGAGTGTGCCGTGTAG
- a CDS encoding ABC transporter ATP-binding protein has product MGKSNDVISKYRSKAMAGGTLVMLNALFGIVPLCLSLRLVMGLMDRSVKDAKEIWLYGGLVCASLALKAFFYGLSVWKVHDVAYSCLSDIRLAVLNRLKGLPISFFQRRKSGDLVNVVSHDVEQVELYLAHGLPEAINAVALPVAIILMMFTVLDWRLGVALILPIPFAMVLMKLVEKTNSEVMKRFQESMKKTTGDLVEYISTMPVIKAFGRDESKTERMLADVRANARWIKKASLGLHIPMGFILLVMESGVAAAMITACYLMKGGRLSGYEYLLTIALVGAFTGFFLKLHVIQYTGTIFKRSTESINSILDVPDEKRTVSVEDVRPGDVRFDKVSFGYDERGKVLNEVDLLFREKSVNAIVGASGAGKSTVAGLLMGFWKGYEGSITIGGMEIGRMSEGNLLNLVSMVQQEVFLFNVSVEENIRLGKEDADRDEIVAAAKKARIHDRIMDLPDGYDTVVGEGGSRLSGGEKQRISIARMILKDTPIVILDEATAAIDPYNEHLIQMALDSLTKEKTVIVIAHNLKAIRNADSIVVMEDGRVECRGSHDDLLKTSRLYREMFDSRIDADRWRLKEEVKAC; this is encoded by the coding sequence ATGGGTAAAAGCAACGACGTAATTAGCAAATATCGGTCGAAAGCCATGGCAGGGGGGACCTTGGTCATGTTGAACGCCCTGTTCGGCATAGTGCCTCTCTGTCTCTCCCTGAGATTGGTCATGGGGTTGATGGATCGTTCCGTTAAGGATGCGAAGGAGATATGGCTGTACGGTGGGCTAGTCTGTGCGAGTCTGGCTCTTAAGGCTTTTTTCTACGGGTTGTCGGTGTGGAAGGTCCACGACGTCGCCTATTCCTGCCTTTCGGACATAAGACTGGCCGTTCTGAACCGTCTTAAGGGGCTGCCCATTTCCTTCTTTCAGAGGCGAAAGAGCGGAGATCTGGTCAACGTAGTCAGTCACGACGTGGAACAGGTCGAGCTTTATCTGGCCCACGGACTTCCCGAGGCTATCAACGCCGTGGCCCTGCCGGTGGCGATAATTCTGATGATGTTCACCGTTCTGGACTGGCGTCTCGGCGTAGCCTTGATCCTTCCGATACCCTTCGCCATGGTCTTGATGAAGCTCGTCGAGAAAACCAACTCGGAGGTAATGAAGCGTTTTCAGGAGAGCATGAAGAAGACCACCGGGGATCTGGTCGAGTACATCTCCACGATGCCTGTGATAAAGGCCTTCGGCCGTGACGAGTCCAAGACTGAGAGGATGCTGGCGGACGTAAGGGCCAACGCCCGGTGGATAAAGAAGGCCTCCCTCGGTCTGCACATACCAATGGGGTTCATCCTTTTGGTGATGGAGTCCGGCGTGGCCGCCGCCATGATAACCGCCTGCTATCTGATGAAAGGCGGCCGTCTGAGCGGCTACGAATATCTTCTGACTATCGCCCTGGTAGGGGCCTTTACGGGATTTTTCCTGAAGCTGCACGTCATCCAATATACCGGCACGATCTTCAAGAGATCTACGGAGAGTATAAACTCGATTCTTGACGTGCCGGACGAGAAAAGGACGGTTTCCGTGGAGGATGTCCGGCCCGGAGACGTCCGTTTCGACAAGGTGAGCTTCGGCTACGATGAGAGGGGCAAGGTGCTGAACGAGGTGGACCTGCTTTTCAGGGAAAAATCGGTGAACGCCATAGTGGGAGCCTCCGGTGCGGGAAAGAGCACGGTGGCCGGTCTGCTCATGGGATTCTGGAAGGGCTACGAGGGAAGCATCACCATAGGCGGAATGGAGATAGGACGGATGAGCGAGGGTAACCTGCTGAACCTGGTCTCCATGGTCCAGCAGGAGGTGTTTCTGTTCAACGTCTCGGTCGAGGAGAACATAAGGCTCGGAAAAGAGGACGCCGACAGAGACGAGATAGTGGCGGCGGCGAAAAAGGCCAGGATCCACGACAGGATAATGGATCTTCCCGACGGGTACGACACCGTGGTCGGAGAGGGAGGGTCCAGGCTGTCCGGCGGGGAGAAACAGAGGATATCCATAGCCAGAATGATATTGAAGGACACCCCCATCGTCATCCTGGACGAGGCCACCGCCGCCATAGATCCCTACAACGAGCACCTCATTCAGATGGCCTTGGACAGCCTGACGAAGGAAAAAACGGTCATAGTAATAGCCCATAACCTGAAGGCCATCAGGAACGCCGATTCGATAGTTGTGATGGAGGACGGCAGAGTGGAGTGCAGAGGCTCCCACGACGATCTGCTGAAGACCAGCCGTCTCTACCGGGAGATGTTCGACTCCCGGATCGATGCCGATCGGTGGAGATTGAAAGAGGAGGTCAAGGCATGTTAG